One region of Burkholderia pyrrocinia genomic DNA includes:
- a CDS encoding YadA-like family protein encodes MKRNQISALAAAMFTGAGVLIAGVAHADNFVDRGNPDNALNGQCIDGTNPLCVATKSGSYVAVSTSNVTQGTNARAGTSGIAIGDQSNASSKGGSSSGGAIAIGVGSQALANSAMAIGTVAVAQGNTSLAVGRQSAAVGDFSMALGNVADAHGTSSIALGHSALASGDRSIAIGGANPTSSDGVSNGAAYDAATQTRAGGTQSVAIGAGAQTNDNNQVAIGSGSVGANNGGTPVFGGTAAPVGGAVSFGAIGSERQLKNVAAGAADTDAVNVQQLKNVNSTLSTGIGNVDARVTSVGNSLSTSITNVDQRVTNVGNSLSTSIVSATQNVVKYTDDSHAAIALDGSNGTTIGGVAAGVADTDAVNVGQLKGSVAPLQTSISTAASNIANLQNSVSGINTSLSTAASNIGNLQAADTRNVKYDGASGFDSVTFAGTNGTTLHNVADGKDVHDAVNVGQLNGGLASLSTSVTNNLSTTLGNLSTSITSQIGAATKNAVQYDDDAHGGVTLGGQGAQAPVGLHNVADGIAAGDAVNVGQLGKATDTLNQSITTVGNQVTTNTGNIAALQQDALQWNASLGAYDASHGGNGPQLISNVAAGKNGTDAVNVDQLTAAIHDGTSQLDALAVKYDDASKRQVSLGAGNGGSPVRVTNVAEGNVASGSTDAVNGAQLRRAIDGTAAALGGGATANPDGSIGAPAYKVGGGSFNNVGDALTNLDGRVGSNTTTLENHETRLGNAETNIAGNTAAIAGLQQDALQFDPKLGAYSAARGGAPTKLTNVADGNVAAGSTDAVNGGQLSGVRSALEQQITQVSNQTGEAVKNVVKYDVDTNGNRLNSVSLVGGDTNSALVLKNVAAGTSDTDAVNVKQLKDVQSNLNQLGALAVQYDDSSKSTITLGGAGGTRITNVQAGTLSATSTDAVNGSQLYATNQQVSKNTTDISNLQGSVTNIANGKAGLVQQQDPNGAITVGKDTGGTSVNFSGTAGDRTLTGVAAGVNDNDAVNVGQFNNAMKSVAANDKIRTAATDANTTWIARADAGSIGSTATATGKNAVAVGQGSVADRDNSFSVGAKGSERQITNVAAGTAPTDAVNVQQLNDNLTAASTQAKSYTDQRIGQVYNSFNDLKKDMYGGVASAMAVAGLPQPTGAGRSMVSAATANYHGQQGFAAGYSYVTESNRWVVKASVTGNSRSDFGAVVGAGYQF; translated from the coding sequence ATGAAGAGGAATCAGATTTCGGCGCTTGCCGCCGCCATGTTCACGGGTGCAGGTGTGCTGATCGCGGGAGTCGCGCACGCGGACAATTTCGTCGACCGCGGCAACCCGGACAACGCGCTGAACGGCCAGTGCATCGACGGGACCAACCCGCTGTGCGTGGCAACGAAGAGCGGGAGCTACGTGGCGGTGAGCACCTCGAACGTGACGCAGGGAACGAATGCCAGGGCCGGCACCAGCGGTATCGCGATCGGCGACCAGTCGAATGCAAGCAGCAAGGGCGGCAGCAGCAGCGGCGGCGCAATCGCGATCGGCGTCGGCTCGCAGGCGCTGGCGAACTCGGCCATGGCGATCGGCACGGTGGCGGTCGCGCAAGGCAATACGTCGCTCGCGGTCGGCCGCCAGTCGGCCGCGGTCGGCGATTTCTCGATGGCGCTCGGCAACGTCGCGGATGCGCACGGCACGAGCTCGATCGCGCTCGGCCACTCGGCGCTGGCCAGCGGCGATCGCTCGATCGCGATCGGCGGCGCCAACCCGACGTCGAGCGACGGCGTATCGAACGGCGCCGCGTACGACGCGGCGACGCAGACGCGCGCCGGCGGCACGCAATCCGTGGCGATCGGCGCGGGCGCGCAGACGAACGACAACAACCAGGTGGCGATCGGCTCGGGCAGCGTCGGCGCGAACAACGGCGGCACGCCGGTATTCGGCGGCACGGCCGCACCGGTCGGCGGCGCGGTGTCGTTCGGCGCGATCGGCAGCGAACGCCAGCTGAAGAACGTCGCGGCGGGCGCGGCCGATACGGACGCCGTCAACGTTCAGCAGTTGAAGAACGTGAACAGCACGCTCAGCACGGGCATCGGCAATGTCGACGCACGCGTGACGTCGGTCGGCAATTCGTTGTCGACGTCGATCACGAACGTCGACCAGCGCGTGACCAATGTGGGCAACAGCCTCAGCACGAGCATCGTGTCGGCAACGCAGAACGTCGTGAAATACACGGACGATTCGCATGCGGCGATCGCGCTCGACGGCAGCAACGGCACCACGATCGGCGGCGTCGCGGCCGGCGTGGCCGATACCGACGCGGTGAACGTCGGCCAGTTGAAGGGCAGTGTCGCGCCGCTGCAAACGTCCATTTCGACGGCGGCTTCGAACATCGCGAACCTGCAGAACAGCGTCTCCGGCATCAACACGTCGCTGAGCACGGCCGCCTCGAACATCGGCAACCTGCAGGCGGCCGATACGCGCAACGTGAAGTACGACGGCGCGAGCGGGTTCGACTCGGTGACGTTCGCCGGCACCAACGGCACCACGCTGCACAACGTCGCTGACGGCAAGGACGTGCACGACGCCGTCAACGTCGGGCAACTGAACGGCGGCCTCGCATCGCTCAGCACGAGCGTGACGAACAACCTCAGCACGACGCTCGGCAACCTGAGCACGTCGATCACCAGCCAGATCGGCGCGGCGACGAAGAACGCCGTGCAGTACGACGACGACGCGCACGGCGGCGTCACGCTCGGCGGGCAGGGCGCGCAGGCGCCGGTCGGCCTGCACAACGTCGCGGACGGCATTGCCGCGGGCGACGCGGTGAACGTCGGCCAGCTCGGCAAGGCGACCGACACGCTCAACCAGTCGATCACGACCGTCGGCAACCAGGTGACGACGAACACGGGCAACATCGCCGCGCTCCAGCAGGATGCGCTCCAGTGGAACGCGAGCCTCGGCGCGTACGACGCGAGCCACGGCGGCAACGGCCCGCAACTGATCAGCAACGTCGCGGCCGGCAAGAACGGAACCGACGCGGTCAACGTCGATCAGTTGACCGCAGCGATTCACGACGGCACGAGCCAGCTCGATGCGCTGGCCGTGAAGTACGACGATGCGAGCAAGCGGCAGGTTTCGCTCGGCGCGGGCAACGGCGGGAGCCCGGTGCGCGTGACCAACGTCGCGGAAGGCAACGTGGCGTCCGGCAGCACGGACGCGGTGAACGGCGCGCAATTGCGCCGCGCGATCGACGGCACCGCGGCCGCGCTCGGCGGCGGCGCAACGGCGAATCCGGACGGCTCGATCGGCGCGCCGGCTTATAAGGTCGGCGGCGGCTCGTTCAACAACGTCGGCGACGCGCTGACGAACCTCGACGGCCGCGTCGGCAGCAATACGACGACGCTCGAGAATCATGAAACGCGCCTTGGCAATGCCGAAACGAACATCGCCGGCAATACGGCCGCGATCGCCGGGCTGCAGCAGGACGCGCTGCAGTTCGACCCGAAACTCGGCGCCTACAGCGCGGCGCGCGGCGGTGCCCCGACCAAGCTGACGAACGTGGCCGACGGCAACGTCGCCGCGGGCAGCACGGACGCGGTGAACGGCGGCCAGCTGTCGGGCGTGAGATCCGCTCTCGAACAGCAGATCACGCAGGTGTCGAACCAGACCGGCGAAGCCGTGAAGAACGTCGTCAAGTATGACGTCGACACGAACGGCAACCGGCTGAATTCGGTGTCGCTCGTCGGCGGCGACACGAACTCGGCGCTCGTGCTCAAGAACGTCGCGGCGGGCACCAGCGACACCGACGCGGTGAACGTGAAGCAACTGAAGGACGTGCAGTCGAATCTCAACCAGCTCGGCGCGCTCGCGGTGCAGTACGACGACAGCTCGAAGAGCACGATCACGCTCGGCGGCGCCGGCGGCACGCGCATCACCAACGTGCAGGCAGGCACGCTCAGCGCCACCAGCACGGATGCGGTGAACGGCTCGCAGCTCTACGCGACCAACCAGCAGGTGTCGAAGAACACGACCGACATCTCGAACCTGCAGGGCAGCGTGACCAACATCGCGAACGGCAAGGCCGGCCTCGTGCAGCAGCAGGACCCGAACGGTGCGATCACGGTCGGGAAGGACACGGGCGGCACCAGCGTGAACTTCTCCGGCACGGCGGGCGACCGTACGCTGACCGGTGTCGCGGCGGGCGTGAACGACAACGATGCGGTCAACGTCGGCCAGTTCAACAACGCGATGAAGAGCGTGGCGGCCAACGACAAGATCCGCACGGCGGCAACCGATGCGAACACGACGTGGATCGCGCGTGCCGATGCGGGTTCGATCGGGTCGACGGCGACCGCGACCGGCAAGAATGCGGTGGCGGTCGGCCAGGGCTCCGTCGCCGATCGCGACAATTCGTTCTCGGTCGGCGCGAAGGGCAGCGAACGCCAGATCACGAACGTCGCGGCCGGAACGGCGCCGACCGACGCGGTGAACGTGCAGCAGCTGAACGACAACCTCACGGCCGCTTCGACGCAGGCGAAGAGCTACACCGACCAGCGCATCGGGCAGGTGTACAACTCGTTCAACGACCTGAAGAAGGACATGTACGGCGGCGTCGCGTCGGCGATGGCAGTGGCCGGCCTGCCGCAGCCGACGGGTGCGGGTCGCTCGATGGTGTCGGCGGCAACCGCGAACTATCACGGTCAGCAGGGTTTTGCCGCCGGCTACTCGTACGTGACGGAGAGCAACCGCTGGGTCGTCAAGGCATCGGTGACGGGCAACAGCCGGTCTGACTTCGGCGCGGTGGTGGGCGCGGGTTATCAGTTCTGA
- a CDS encoding DUF1810 domain-containing protein, with amino-acid sequence MDDPHDLQRFVDAQDSVYAQVCDELKNGHKRSHWMWFVFPQIEGLGNSAMAQRYAIATLAEAVAYLQHPLLGERLRECTRLVNQVEGSSIQTIFGYPDYLKFRSSVTLFAHATADNAVFVEALEKYFGGEADHDTLARI; translated from the coding sequence ATGGACGATCCCCATGATCTTCAGCGCTTTGTCGACGCACAGGATTCGGTGTATGCGCAGGTATGCGACGAGCTGAAGAACGGACACAAGCGAAGCCACTGGATGTGGTTCGTGTTTCCGCAGATCGAAGGGCTTGGCAACAGCGCGATGGCGCAACGGTATGCGATCGCGACACTGGCCGAAGCCGTCGCGTATCTTCAGCATCCGCTGCTCGGCGAAAGGCTGCGGGAATGCACACGGCTGGTCAATCAGGTCGAAGGCAGTTCGATCCAGACGATTTTCGGGTATCCGGACTACCTGAAATTCCGGTCGTCGGTCACGTTGTTTGCGCATGCGACTGCCGACAACGCGGTGTTCGTGGAGGCGCTCGAGAAATATTTCGGCGGTGAGGCCGATCACGACACGCTCGCGCGAATCTAG